From Kamptonema formosum PCC 6407, a single genomic window includes:
- a CDS encoding UDP-N-acetylmuramoyl-tripeptide--D-alanyl-D-alanine ligase, translating to MVCCVTPAQLAEILAVAPPVQSDRAIATGIATDTRNLKGGEVFVALRGENFDGHKFVAKALELGAIAAVVDRSWESEGLDLPLLRVEDTLKAYQAIARWWRDQFNIPVIAVTGSVGKTTTKELIAAVLTTKGNVLKTQLNYNNEIGVPKTLLELSESHHYAVIEMGMRASGEIAFLTQIARPTIAVITNVGTAHIGRLGSREAIAQAKCELLAEMPNDSIAILNSDNALLMATAAKVWQGETLAYGLEKGNLCPELIDDRTISIDSINLPLPLPGRHNAVNYLAALAVAKVLGVSWEPLKGGLSVDLPSGRAKRYELANDIVILDETYNAGLESMIAALKLLADTPGKRHIAVLGTMKELGERSLEFHRQVGEKARELNLDALFILADFEEASAIATGAAGLPFVELGDITQVDAREMMAKRLQEFVKAGDRILFKASHSVELNRVVQLLVVD from the coding sequence ATGGTTTGTTGCGTAACCCCCGCCCAATTAGCTGAAATTTTGGCTGTTGCACCGCCTGTACAGTCAGATCGTGCGATCGCAACGGGGATCGCGACAGATACACGGAATCTCAAAGGCGGTGAAGTGTTCGTAGCTTTGCGGGGAGAAAATTTTGACGGCCACAAATTTGTGGCTAAGGCGTTGGAATTGGGTGCGATCGCGGCTGTTGTCGATCGCAGTTGGGAAAGCGAGGGTTTAGATCTGCCACTATTACGAGTTGAGGATACTTTAAAAGCTTATCAGGCGATCGCTCGTTGGTGGCGCGACCAATTTAATATTCCAGTAATTGCCGTCACTGGTTCTGTGGGCAAAACTACTACAAAAGAATTAATTGCAGCGGTTTTGACAACCAAGGGAAATGTCCTCAAAACTCAATTAAATTATAACAATGAAATCGGAGTACCAAAAACTCTATTAGAACTGTCAGAGTCCCATCACTATGCTGTCATTGAAATGGGAATGCGTGCCTCTGGAGAAATTGCATTTTTAACTCAAATTGCGCGACCAACGATTGCAGTAATTACGAATGTGGGTACAGCCCATATTGGGCGGCTGGGTTCCAGAGAGGCGATCGCACAAGCCAAATGCGAGTTATTGGCTGAAATGCCCAATGATAGCATCGCGATTCTAAACAGTGACAACGCTCTATTAATGGCAACTGCTGCCAAAGTTTGGCAAGGAGAAACTCTGGCTTACGGCTTAGAAAAGGGCAATTTATGCCCTGAATTGATTGACGATCGAACAATATCTATTGATAGTATTAACTTACCTTTACCCTTGCCAGGTCGTCATAATGCGGTAAATTATTTAGCAGCTTTAGCAGTGGCAAAGGTTCTAGGTGTAAGTTGGGAACCTTTAAAAGGCGGTTTGTCAGTGGACTTACCGTCAGGAAGGGCGAAACGCTACGAGTTAGCTAATGATATTGTCATTCTAGATGAGACTTACAATGCAGGTTTAGAATCGATGATTGCGGCTTTGAAGTTATTAGCAGATACTCCCGGAAAGCGGCATATAGCAGTGTTAGGTACGATGAAGGAGTTGGGAGAGCGATCGCTTGAGTTTCACAGACAAGTAGGCGAGAAGGCACGGGAATTAAATCTGGATGCTTTATTTATCTTGGCAGATTTTGAAGAAGCTTCAGCAATTGCAACTGGTGCGGCTGGTTTGCCTTTTGTGGAACTAGGAGATATCACCCAAGTTGATGCACGGGAGATGATGGCGAAGCGTTTGCAAGAGTTTGTAAAAGCTGGCGATCGCATTTTATTTAAAGCTTCTCATTCGGTAGAATTAAATCGAGTTGTACAGCTTTTAGTT
- a CDS encoding RNA recognition motif domain-containing protein, whose amino-acid sequence MSLYVGNLSYQVTQEDIITVFAEYGTVKRVHLPTDRETGRPRGFGFVEMATDAEEEAAITALDGAEWMGRELKVNKAKPREEGGDRGGGNRSGNGGKSSRAGGGRY is encoded by the coding sequence ATGTCGCTCTATGTAGGTAATCTTTCCTACCAAGTTACCCAAGAAGACATCATTACCGTCTTTGCCGAATACGGAACTGTCAAGCGCGTACACTTGCCTACAGACCGTGAAACTGGTCGTCCGCGAGGGTTTGGTTTTGTAGAAATGGCAACCGATGCAGAAGAAGAAGCAGCTATTACAGCTCTCGACGGAGCAGAATGGATGGGACGCGAGCTGAAAGTGAACAAAGCCAAACCCCGCGAAGAAGGAGGAGATAGAGGTGGCGGCAATCGCAGCGGTAACGGCGGCAAATCTTCTAGAGCAGGGGGAGGACGCTATTAA
- the rpsU gene encoding 30S ribosomal protein S21 — protein sequence MTQVLLGENERIESALRRFKRQVSSAGILADVKKRRHFETPLEKRKRKAIARRRDRRFR from the coding sequence ATGACTCAAGTGCTACTCGGCGAGAATGAAAGAATTGAATCAGCCTTGCGCCGATTCAAGCGTCAAGTCTCTAGTGCAGGGATTTTGGCGGATGTCAAAAAGCGCCGACACTTTGAAACTCCGCTGGAAAAGCGCAAGCGCAAAGCAATTGCGCGACGACGCGACAGACGTTTCCGCTAA
- a CDS encoding GTP-binding protein: MEIDKELDNTILNFADIQSELNLRHAREALRDIVENMDLTPQERSGLEPAIGGLQKMLDKLERTCVQIAVFGMVGRGKSSVLNALLGQNIFETGPTHGVTRSMTIGEWDIGQEEMGSRRDGEYGKLETQGQFPVLSNAPIIYRLSQVELIDTPGIDEVDGETREALARQVAKQADLILFVVAGDITKVEYEALSQLREAGKPMLLVFNKIDQYPDADRIAIYHKIRDERVRELLSPDEIVMAAASPLIPNAVRRADGSMNVKMTRGTPQIDDLKLKILEILDREGKSLVALNTMLYAGDVNEQLVKRKMEIREDSANKIIWNGVMTKAVAIALNPITVLDILSGAVIDVAMVLTLSKLYGIGMTEAGAVELLQKMAISMGGITASELVANFGLSSLKGLLGMAAPATGGLSLAPYLSVAVTQAGVAGVSSYGIGQVTKAYLANGASWGDDGPKAVVSRILASLDEGSILNRIKDELRAKLNLGDVGRVRKER, encoded by the coding sequence ATGGAAATCGATAAAGAACTGGATAACACCATTTTAAACTTTGCAGATATTCAGTCCGAACTGAACTTGCGGCACGCAAGAGAAGCTCTGCGAGACATAGTAGAAAATATGGACTTGACACCCCAAGAACGTAGCGGACTCGAACCCGCAATTGGGGGGCTACAAAAAATGCTTGACAAGTTAGAACGAACTTGCGTGCAAATAGCAGTATTTGGCATGGTAGGGCGTGGTAAATCTTCAGTTTTGAATGCTCTATTGGGCCAAAATATCTTTGAAACTGGCCCGACTCACGGTGTTACCCGCAGCATGACGATTGGTGAGTGGGATATAGGTCAAGAGGAGATGGGGAGTAGGAGAGATGGGGAGTACGGTAAATTAGAAACTCAGGGACAATTTCCAGTGCTTTCTAACGCTCCCATTATCTATCGCTTATCCCAGGTTGAATTAATCGATACTCCGGGGATTGATGAAGTAGATGGCGAGACTCGCGAAGCTTTGGCGCGTCAGGTCGCGAAACAGGCTGATTTAATTCTATTTGTGGTTGCGGGCGATATCACTAAAGTAGAATACGAGGCGCTTTCTCAGTTGCGCGAAGCTGGCAAACCGATGCTTTTAGTATTCAATAAAATCGATCAATATCCTGATGCCGATCGCATTGCCATCTATCACAAAATACGGGACGAACGGGTGCGGGAGTTACTGTCGCCCGATGAAATCGTGATGGCGGCGGCTTCGCCTTTGATTCCTAATGCTGTGCGGCGTGCTGATGGCAGTATGAATGTCAAAATGACTCGCGGAACCCCGCAAATAGATGATTTAAAACTTAAAATTCTGGAGATTTTAGACCGCGAAGGTAAATCTTTAGTGGCGCTAAATACGATGCTCTATGCGGGTGATGTGAACGAGCAGTTAGTGAAGCGAAAAATGGAGATTCGCGAAGATAGTGCTAATAAAATTATTTGGAATGGGGTGATGACTAAGGCGGTAGCAATCGCGCTTAATCCGATTACTGTTCTCGACATTCTCAGCGGTGCTGTAATTGATGTAGCAATGGTATTAACACTGTCTAAGCTTTACGGAATTGGGATGACAGAAGCGGGAGCAGTAGAATTGTTGCAAAAAATGGCGATTAGTATGGGCGGAATTACTGCGAGCGAATTGGTGGCTAATTTTGGTTTGAGTTCTCTCAAAGGTTTGTTAGGAATGGCTGCACCTGCAACGGGTGGATTATCTTTAGCGCCTTATTTATCTGTAGCCGTCACTCAAGCTGGGGTTGCTGGCGTTTCTTCCTATGGCATTGGACAGGTAACTAAAGCTTATTTGGCTAATGGTGCATCTTGGGGAGATGATGGGCCCAAAGCTGTTGTTAGTAGAATTTTGGCTTCTTTGGATGAGGGTTCTATCCTGAATAGGATTAAGGATGAATTGCGGGCTAAGTTGAATTTGGGAGATGTGGGAAGAGTGAGAAAAGAGCGATAA
- a CDS encoding glycosyltransferase family 4 protein, giving the protein MRILIYSYNYYPEPIGIAPLMTELAEGLVKRGHQVRVVTGMPNYPQRRIYEQYQGKCYLTEERNGVKIQRSYVRINGPHPTLLDRLLLDGSFVASSFFQAFNGWRPDVIFSTVPPLPICVPVAIYGGFRACPIILNVQDIVSEAAVRVGLVKKDSLLIRIADTLEKFAYRTATQISVIADGFVEKLLSQGVAPNKIVCIPNWVDVNFIGPLPKENNPFRESHQLTGKFVVLYCGNIALTQGLQTVVKAAARLKHIPEIAFVIVGEPTALGELQKDCDTYKAPNVLLLPFEPREKLPQMLAAADVSLVVQKLRVTNFNMPSKIQVILASGRAIVASVPETGTANKAVLESGGGVVVPPEDPQALAEAIQELYLHPAQVEALGQQGRKYAVEHYGFEEALNQYEALFSAVVARSTPIFEPLPK; this is encoded by the coding sequence ATGCGTATTTTGATCTATTCCTATAACTACTACCCAGAACCCATAGGCATTGCTCCCTTGATGACAGAACTAGCAGAGGGTTTAGTCAAGCGAGGCCATCAAGTTCGGGTAGTCACAGGTATGCCCAACTATCCGCAGCGCCGGATTTATGAACAATATCAAGGCAAGTGCTACCTGACCGAAGAGAGAAACGGTGTCAAAATTCAGCGTAGCTACGTGCGGATCAACGGCCCCCATCCCACCTTGCTAGATAGACTCTTACTCGACGGTAGCTTTGTGGCTTCCAGTTTCTTCCAAGCTTTCAACGGTTGGCGACCTGATGTCATTTTCTCAACTGTACCCCCTTTGCCGATTTGCGTCCCAGTTGCCATTTACGGAGGGTTTCGCGCCTGTCCCATCATTCTCAATGTTCAGGATATCGTTTCCGAAGCAGCCGTGCGTGTTGGTCTGGTGAAAAAAGATAGCTTGCTGATTCGGATCGCCGACACTTTGGAAAAATTTGCTTATCGCACAGCTACTCAGATTAGCGTAATCGCTGATGGATTTGTTGAAAAATTACTTTCTCAGGGAGTAGCTCCTAATAAAATTGTTTGTATCCCTAATTGGGTTGATGTCAATTTCATCGGGCCTTTACCCAAAGAAAATAACCCCTTCCGGGAATCTCACCAACTCACAGGCAAATTTGTTGTGCTTTACTGCGGCAATATTGCTCTGACTCAAGGTTTGCAAACAGTCGTTAAGGCCGCAGCTCGTTTAAAACATATCCCTGAAATTGCTTTTGTAATTGTGGGAGAACCGACAGCATTAGGGGAATTACAGAAGGACTGCGATACTTATAAAGCTCCTAATGTTTTGCTCTTACCCTTTGAGCCGCGAGAAAAATTACCCCAGATGTTAGCGGCTGCTGATGTTAGTTTGGTAGTGCAAAAGCTGCGCGTTACTAATTTTAATATGCCCTCGAAAATCCAAGTAATTCTGGCTTCTGGCCGGGCAATTGTGGCCTCGGTGCCAGAAACAGGTACGGCAAATAAAGCAGTCTTGGAGAGTGGTGGTGGTGTTGTAGTGCCTCCTGAAGACCCCCAGGCCTTAGCAGAGGCGATTCAAGAGTTATATCTTCATCCCGCTCAGGTGGAAGCTTTGGGTCAGCAAGGTAGAAAGTATGCCGTCGAGCACTATGGGTTTGAGGAAGCTTTGAATCAGTATGAGGCTCTATTCTCGGCCGTTGTAGCCCGTAGTACCCCAATCTTCGAGCCCTTGCCCAAATAG